Proteins from a genomic interval of Deltaproteobacteria bacterium:
- the nadC gene encoding carboxylating nicotinate-nucleotide diphosphorylase, which produces MDATDRLIALALDEDLATSGDVTSLSVLDANLVGRAKFLAKDALVLAGLDAATRVFRAVDPTIVVRFTRVDGDAVGKGDVFGEVSGPARSLLTAERPALNFIQRLSGVATLTRKCVDALAGTKTKLIDTRKTTPGLRQLEKAAVRAGGGMNHRIGLFDGVLIKDNHIAACGSITQAITRAKAYVHPLMKVECEVVDLAGLDEAIAAGADMVLLDNMDDAQLAVAVKRAAGRVKLEASGNMSLERLPRVGATGVDFVSMGAITHSARAVDISLEMEPFKPA; this is translated from the coding sequence ATGGACGCTACGGATCGGCTGATCGCGCTCGCGCTGGATGAGGACCTGGCCACCTCGGGCGACGTGACCTCGCTCTCGGTGCTCGACGCGAACCTCGTCGGGCGCGCGAAGTTCCTGGCGAAGGACGCGCTGGTGCTCGCCGGGCTCGACGCGGCCACGCGCGTGTTCCGCGCGGTGGATCCCACGATCGTCGTCCGCTTCACGCGCGTCGACGGCGACGCAGTGGGGAAGGGTGACGTCTTCGGCGAGGTGTCGGGGCCTGCGCGCAGCCTGCTCACGGCCGAGCGGCCGGCGCTGAACTTCATCCAGCGGCTGAGCGGCGTCGCGACGCTCACGCGCAAGTGCGTCGACGCGCTCGCGGGCACGAAGACCAAGCTCATCGACACGCGCAAGACCACGCCCGGGCTGCGTCAGCTCGAGAAGGCCGCAGTGCGCGCGGGCGGCGGCATGAACCACCGCATCGGCCTCTTCGACGGCGTGCTCATCAAGGACAACCACATCGCCGCGTGCGGCTCGATCACCCAGGCCATCACCCGCGCGAAGGCGTACGTGCACCCGCTGATGAAGGTCGAGTGCGAGGTCGTGGATCTCGCGGGGCTCGACGAGGCCATCGCGGCCGGCGCGGACATGGTGCTGCTCGACAACATGGACGACGCGCAGCTCGCAGTGGCCGTGAAGCGCGCGGCCGGCCGCGTGAAGCTCGAGGCGAGCGGCAACATGAGCCTGGAGCGCTTGCCGCGCGTTGGCGCGACCGGCGTCGACTTCGTCTCGATGGGCGCGATCACGCACTCGGCGCGCGCGGTGGACATCTCGCTGGAGATGGAGCCGTTCAAGCCCGCATGA
- a CDS encoding fatty acid desaturase, producing MLRHQADWRTVAYLAFSVGLSIVQWHLPHVNPVLYGLCLFMGVATAVISHNHNHGNIWKWKPANVVTSWVISIYYGFPCIAWVPTHNQVHHRLNNKPGDTSRSPKYFKKNHLLALLVYPTLTGIEQQVEIKAFFGTLWKRNKKAWAIAASEYAVFFGFLAVMLFLDWRKALLFFVIPQQFALFTIQVFNYVQHVEADAHSEWNHSRNFVSPVLNALLFNNGYHTVHHLKPGVHWSQTPALHAEHVSKIHPSLLVKSWWGWMFHTFFVRPFTGEAAPDLGSTASTPAAQPAPAMVAEAAE from the coding sequence GTGCTGCGTCACCAAGCCGATTGGCGGACCGTCGCGTACCTGGCCTTCTCGGTGGGCCTGTCGATCGTGCAGTGGCACCTGCCGCACGTGAACCCGGTGCTCTACGGGCTGTGCCTGTTCATGGGCGTGGCCACGGCCGTCATCAGCCACAACCACAACCACGGCAACATCTGGAAGTGGAAGCCGGCCAACGTGGTCACGAGCTGGGTGATCAGCATCTACTATGGGTTCCCCTGCATCGCCTGGGTGCCCACGCACAACCAGGTGCACCACCGGCTGAACAACAAGCCCGGCGACACCTCGCGCTCGCCCAAGTACTTCAAGAAGAACCACCTGCTCGCGCTGCTGGTCTATCCGACGCTCACGGGCATCGAGCAGCAGGTCGAGATCAAGGCGTTCTTCGGCACGCTGTGGAAGCGGAACAAGAAGGCCTGGGCCATCGCCGCGAGCGAGTACGCGGTGTTCTTCGGCTTCCTGGCGGTGATGCTCTTCTTGGACTGGCGCAAGGCGCTGCTCTTCTTCGTCATCCCGCAGCAGTTCGCGCTCTTCACCATCCAGGTCTTCAACTACGTACAGCACGTGGAGGCCGACGCGCACAGCGAGTGGAACCACTCGCGCAACTTCGTGTCGCCGGTGCTGAACGCCCTGCTCTTCAACAACGGCTACCACACCGTGCACCACCTGAAGCCGGGCGTGCACTGGTCGCAGACGCCGGCGCTGCACGCGGAGCACGTGTCGAAGATCCACCCCTCGCTGCTGGTGAAGAGCTGGTGGGGCTGGATGTTCCACACCTTCTTCGTGCGTCCGTTCACCGGCGAGGCCGCGCCCGATCTGGGCAGCACCGCCTCCACCCCGGCCGCGCAGCCCGCGCCGGCGATGGTGGCCGAAGCGGCGGAGTAG
- a CDS encoding response regulator, protein MPKQLLLADDSITIQKVVSITFANEDFKVISVDNGDDAVAKAREIKPDIILADVVMPKLNGYEVCETVKGDPGLKHIPVLLLAGTFEAFDEGRAKAASADGHIVKPFESGKLIDSVKNLVNGGKAPAAGAPAATAPAPTPSVPVAARVPTVAPGGIPAPGVGGIPKPAAMPAPTPLVPPPSAMRPPGGLPPPAGMRPPGGLPPGGLPPPGGLVPPAGLRPPGGLPPAGLPPPGGLRPPGGLPPPPAGFRPPGGLPPPPGGLPPPPGGLPPPAGMRPPAGLAPAPGIPPAPAAVIPPPPANVMAPPPAPKPPAPAFVPPAPPPPAAPPAQAKSQKDPFGLGLTIPTPKAADPIDVKVDVPDIDTKVELPKVELPEVTVAPQLPEDDVLFEEPKDTVPEPVAAKVRDETDFSDLSTDKPKAPELDIDLTPEPVAAKPEPVIAKPAPAPVAPPRPPSRPAIPAPAPVSAPAASSEAALEATLRDALSKASRELIEKIAWEVVPQLAETIIRQELDRLVKERQGKS, encoded by the coding sequence ATGCCCAAGCAGCTGCTTCTGGCGGACGACAGCATCACCATCCAGAAGGTCGTCTCGATCACCTTCGCCAACGAAGACTTCAAGGTCATCTCCGTGGACAACGGCGATGACGCGGTCGCCAAGGCGCGCGAGATCAAGCCGGACATCATCCTCGCCGACGTGGTGATGCCCAAGCTCAACGGCTACGAGGTCTGCGAGACCGTCAAGGGCGACCCGGGGCTGAAGCACATCCCGGTGCTGCTGCTCGCGGGAACGTTCGAGGCCTTCGACGAGGGGCGCGCCAAGGCCGCCAGCGCCGACGGCCACATCGTCAAGCCCTTCGAGAGCGGCAAGCTCATCGACAGCGTGAAGAACCTGGTGAACGGCGGCAAGGCGCCCGCTGCGGGCGCGCCTGCGGCCACGGCGCCGGCGCCGACGCCGAGCGTGCCGGTCGCCGCGCGCGTGCCGACCGTTGCGCCGGGCGGGATTCCCGCCCCGGGCGTGGGTGGCATCCCCAAGCCGGCCGCGATGCCCGCGCCCACGCCGCTCGTTCCGCCGCCTTCGGCCATGCGCCCGCCGGGTGGTCTGCCTCCGCCTGCGGGAATGCGTCCGCCGGGTGGGTTGCCGCCGGGAGGCTTGCCGCCGCCGGGCGGGCTCGTTCCGCCGGCCGGGCTGCGTCCGCCGGGTGGGTTGCCGCCCGCGGGCCTGCCGCCGCCGGGTGGGCTGCGTCCGCCGGGTGGTTTGCCGCCTCCGCCTGCCGGGTTCCGTCCGCCGGGTGGCTTGCCGCCGCCGCCGGGTGGCTTGCCGCCGCCGCCGGGTGGTCTGCCTCCGCCCGCGGGGATGCGTCCGCCCGCTGGCCTCGCGCCCGCGCCGGGGATTCCGCCTGCGCCCGCTGCCGTGATTCCGCCTCCGCCCGCGAACGTGATGGCGCCGCCGCCCGCGCCCAAGCCGCCCGCGCCCGCCTTCGTTCCGCCTGCGCCGCCGCCTCCTGCGGCCCCGCCTGCCCAGGCCAAGAGCCAGAAGGATCCGTTCGGCCTCGGGCTCACCATCCCCACGCCGAAGGCCGCCGACCCGATCGACGTGAAGGTCGACGTCCCCGACATCGACACCAAGGTCGAGCTGCCCAAGGTGGAGCTGCCTGAGGTGACCGTCGCGCCGCAGCTGCCCGAAGACGACGTGCTCTTCGAGGAGCCCAAGGACACCGTCCCGGAGCCGGTGGCCGCCAAGGTCCGCGACGAGACCGACTTCTCCGACCTCTCCACCGACAAGCCCAAGGCGCCCGAGCTCGACATCGACCTCACGCCCGAGCCGGTCGCGGCCAAGCCCGAGCCGGTCATCGCCAAGCCTGCTCCCGCTCCGGTCGCGCCGCCGCGGCCGCCCTCGCGTCCGGCGATTCCCGCGCCCGCTCCGGTTTCGGCGCCGGCCGCGTCGAGCGAGGCGGCGCTCGAGGCCACGCTCCGCGACGCGCTGAGCAAGGCCTCGCGCGAGCTCATCGAGAAGATCGCCTGGGAGGTCGTCCCCCAGCTCGCCGAGACGATCATCCGCCAGGAGCTCGACCGCCTGGTGAAGGAACGTCAGGGCAAGTCGTAG
- a CDS encoding acyl-CoA thioesterase has protein sequence MSCVDSNYRVLYGDTDQMGVVYYANYLRFAELGRNEYIRAKGMPYRDIEQKFRIHLPVVEAQLKYAQSARYDDLLRIETTVEDVRRVSLRFNYRILRATDDELLVHGHTVHACITFEGKPTRLPAEVASLLG, from the coding sequence ATGAGCTGCGTCGACTCGAACTACCGCGTGCTCTACGGCGACACCGATCAGATGGGCGTCGTGTACTACGCGAACTACCTGCGCTTCGCCGAGCTCGGTCGCAACGAGTACATCCGCGCCAAGGGCATGCCCTATCGCGACATCGAGCAGAAGTTCCGCATCCACCTGCCGGTCGTGGAAGCGCAGCTCAAGTACGCCCAGAGCGCGCGCTACGACGACCTGCTTCGCATCGAGACCACGGTCGAAGACGTCCGCCGCGTGAGCCTGCGCTTCAACTACCGCATCCTGCGCGCGACCGACGACGAGCTGCTGGTGCACGGCCACACGGTGCACGCGTGCATCACCTTCGAGGGCAAGCCCACGCGGCTGCCGGCGGAAGTCGCGTCGCTGCTCGGCTGA
- a CDS encoding valine--tRNA ligase: MSEASEPLSKAYDPQEVEPRWNRIWEERGYYHAEDQSSKPPFSISIPPPNVTGSLHIGHALTVSIEDLLIRWKRMSGFNTLWMPGTDHAGIATQMVVERELKKSEKKTRHDLGRAEFLKRVWQWKEQYGSRITTQLRTLGCSVDWRRERFTMDEGLSRAVREVFVRLYEEGLIYRAKKLINWCPADRTALSDLEVEHEEKNGSLWHIAYPVAGTDEKLIVATTRPETMLGDTAVAVHPDDPRYKHLHGKKVALPLTDREIPIITDPILVDMAFGSGAVKVTPAHDFNDYETGKRHNLEQLSVIDETGHMNVAAGNYAGLERFEARKRVVEDLEAKGLLVKTEPHKLNVGECQRCRAVVEPMLSYQWFVKIEPLAKPAIEAVEKGDTKFVPESWANTYFAWMRNIHDWCISRQLWWGHQIPAWYCPNGHVIVAREEPSGCTECGQGNLKRDDDVLDTWFSSGLWPFSTLGWPDETKALQTFYPNSVMETGHDIIFFWVARMMMFGIHFMGKVPFKTVYLHAMVRDEQGEKMSKVKGNVIDPLDVINGVKHEDLAGSLKKNFGSKAEYPEGMPAFGADALRFTLIAQTAAGRDIKLSLKRVEGYKAFANKLWNASRFALMNLGDYKPETTPLHDRPLSLADRWILSRLNRAVEETLQALETYRFNDAASTIYQFIWHELCDWYIELAKGPLYGKDTDARAAAQATLVHVLDQSLRLLHPVMPFVTEEIWTKLPLPAHRPESLVIAPYPAPEPRLDDEQAEAAMEPVMAAIDGLRNIRGETGIPFAKKLRVIVHAADASLRGHLQQRASYIKSLAGVEELTIAAGGDRPPAAATFVGAGMELFVPLAGLVDLADEQKRLEKQIQDLEADLAKLETKLSNPKFVERAPVDVVEKDRARVQELNEKRGKLKANLARIAGGSAAETPMNNPKNDQLEGEGKVTIQSGGEAKSGTFDLQKELAGDLAQAVVPAEPDDQVKHALEALREGTKEGLSAEDHKDLGVAYMQMGLVDDAVREFKASDDALAEAPKKPAKKAAAKKPAKKKAAAKKPAKKAAAKKVAKKAAKKPAKKAAAKKAKKPAKKAAKKPAKKAAKKKPSKKRR; the protein is encoded by the coding sequence ATGTCCGAAGCTTCCGAGCCGCTCTCCAAGGCCTACGATCCCCAAGAGGTCGAGCCGCGCTGGAACCGCATCTGGGAAGAGCGTGGCTACTACCACGCCGAGGACCAGAGCTCGAAGCCGCCGTTCTCCATCTCCATCCCGCCGCCGAATGTAACCGGCTCGTTACACATCGGGCACGCGCTCACGGTGAGCATCGAGGACCTGCTCATCCGCTGGAAGCGCATGAGCGGCTTCAACACCCTGTGGATGCCGGGCACCGACCACGCCGGCATCGCCACGCAGATGGTGGTGGAGCGTGAGCTCAAGAAGTCGGAGAAGAAGACGCGTCACGACCTGGGTCGTGCGGAGTTCTTGAAGCGCGTGTGGCAGTGGAAGGAGCAGTACGGCTCGCGCATCACCACCCAGCTCCGCACGCTCGGCTGCAGCGTGGACTGGCGCCGCGAGCGCTTCACCATGGACGAGGGGCTCTCGCGCGCGGTGCGCGAGGTGTTCGTGCGGCTCTACGAAGAGGGCCTGATCTACCGGGCCAAGAAGCTCATCAACTGGTGCCCCGCGGATCGCACTGCGCTCTCCGACCTCGAGGTGGAGCACGAGGAGAAGAACGGCAGCCTCTGGCACATCGCGTATCCCGTGGCGGGCACGGACGAGAAGCTCATCGTGGCCACCACGCGTCCGGAGACGATGCTCGGCGACACCGCCGTGGCCGTGCACCCCGACGACCCGCGCTACAAGCACCTGCACGGCAAGAAGGTGGCGCTCCCGCTGACGGACCGCGAGATCCCCATCATCACCGACCCGATTCTCGTGGACATGGCCTTCGGCTCAGGCGCGGTGAAGGTGACGCCCGCGCACGACTTCAACGACTACGAGACGGGCAAGCGCCACAACCTCGAGCAGCTCAGCGTGATCGACGAGACCGGCCACATGAACGTGGCCGCCGGCAACTACGCCGGGCTGGAGCGCTTCGAGGCGCGCAAGCGCGTGGTGGAGGACCTCGAGGCCAAGGGCTTGCTGGTGAAGACCGAGCCCCACAAGCTGAACGTGGGCGAGTGCCAGCGCTGCCGCGCGGTGGTGGAGCCCATGCTCAGCTACCAGTGGTTCGTGAAGATCGAGCCATTGGCCAAGCCCGCCATCGAGGCGGTGGAGAAGGGCGACACCAAGTTCGTGCCCGAGAGCTGGGCCAACACCTACTTCGCCTGGATGCGGAACATCCACGACTGGTGCATCAGCCGCCAGCTCTGGTGGGGCCACCAGATCCCCGCGTGGTACTGCCCCAACGGCCACGTGATCGTGGCCCGCGAGGAGCCCAGCGGCTGCACCGAGTGTGGCCAGGGAAATCTCAAGCGCGACGACGACGTGCTCGACACCTGGTTCAGCTCCGGCCTCTGGCCGTTCTCGACGCTCGGCTGGCCGGATGAAACCAAAGCGTTACAAACCTTCTATCCCAACTCCGTGATGGAGACGGGGCACGACATCATCTTCTTCTGGGTGGCCCGGATGATGATGTTCGGCATCCACTTCATGGGGAAGGTGCCCTTCAAGACCGTGTACCTGCACGCCATGGTGCGCGACGAGCAGGGCGAGAAGATGTCGAAGGTGAAGGGCAACGTGATCGACCCGTTAGACGTGATCAACGGCGTGAAGCACGAGGACCTCGCCGGCTCGCTCAAGAAGAACTTCGGTAGCAAGGCCGAGTACCCCGAGGGCATGCCCGCCTTCGGCGCCGACGCGCTCCGCTTCACGCTCATCGCCCAGACCGCGGCCGGCCGCGACATCAAGCTCAGCTTGAAGCGCGTGGAGGGCTACAAGGCCTTCGCCAACAAGCTCTGGAACGCGAGCCGCTTCGCGCTCATGAACCTGGGCGACTACAAGCCCGAGACCACGCCGCTGCACGACCGGCCGCTCTCGCTCGCGGATCGGTGGATCCTCTCGCGGCTCAACCGCGCCGTGGAAGAGACGCTGCAGGCGCTCGAGACCTACCGCTTCAACGACGCGGCCTCGACCATCTACCAGTTCATCTGGCACGAGCTCTGCGACTGGTACATCGAGCTCGCCAAGGGCCCGCTCTACGGCAAGGACACCGACGCGCGCGCGGCCGCGCAGGCCACGCTGGTGCACGTGCTCGATCAGAGCTTGCGCCTGTTGCACCCGGTGATGCCGTTCGTGACCGAGGAGATCTGGACCAAGCTGCCCCTGCCGGCGCACCGCCCGGAGAGCTTGGTGATCGCGCCGTACCCCGCGCCGGAGCCGCGCCTCGACGACGAGCAGGCCGAGGCCGCCATGGAGCCGGTGATGGCAGCCATCGACGGCCTGCGCAACATCCGCGGCGAGACCGGCATCCCCTTCGCCAAGAAGCTGCGCGTGATTGTCCATGCAGCGGATGCGTCGCTGCGCGGGCACCTGCAGCAGCGCGCCAGCTACATCAAGTCGCTCGCGGGCGTGGAGGAGCTCACCATCGCCGCCGGCGGTGACCGGCCGCCTGCGGCCGCGACCTTCGTGGGCGCGGGCATGGAGCTCTTCGTGCCGCTGGCTGGCCTGGTGGACCTCGCCGACGAGCAGAAGCGCCTGGAGAAGCAGATCCAGGACCTCGAGGCGGATCTGGCGAAGCTGGAGACCAAGCTGTCGAACCCCAAGTTCGTGGAGCGTGCGCCGGTCGACGTGGTGGAAAAGGATCGCGCGCGGGTGCAGGAACTGAACGAAAAGCGTGGCAAGCTGAAGGCCAACCTGGCCCGCATCGCGGGCGGCAGCGCAGCGGAGACCCCGATGAACAACCCCAAGAACGACCAGCTCGAGGGCGAGGGCAAGGTCACCATCCAGAGCGGCGGCGAGGCCAAGAGCGGCACCTTCGACTTGCAGAAGGAGCTCGCCGGAGACCTCGCGCAGGCCGTGGTGCCCGCCGAGCCGGATGATCAGGTGAAGCACGCGCTGGAGGCGTTGCGCGAGGGCACCAAGGAAGGGCTGTCGGCCGAGGACCACAAGGACCTGGGCGTGGCCTACATGCAGATGGGCCTGGTGGACGACGCCGTCCGCGAGTTCAAGGCCAGCGACGACGCGCTCGCCGAGGCGCCCAAGAAGCCCGCGAAGAAGGCCGCTGCCAAGAAGCCCGCAAAGAAGAAGGCTGCGGCCAAGAAGCCGGCGAAGAAGGCCGCCGCGAAGAAGGTCGCGAAGAAGGCGGCCAAGAAGCCGGCGAAGAAGGCCGCCGCCAAGAAGGCAAAGAAGCCGGCGAAGAAGGCCGCCAAGAAGCCGGCGAAGAAGGCCGCGAAGAAGAAGCCCAGCAAGAAGCGTCGCTAA
- a CDS encoding NAD(P)/FAD-dependent oxidoreductase encodes MGTSHRYDVVVIGGGHNGLVTAGLLAKRGLKTVVLEKRHKVGGAAVTEQPWGPDYKMTALSYVVSLMPPTVLRELELERHGYKIYPQHPYFVPYPDGRYLIMADDPKRKHAEISKFSKKDADAMVAWDAWLASLAKVLGPLLTTVPPKIGSRTLGDLMAAAGLAWRFRELSVQQVGDITKLMGSSVADLLEETFESPQVKGVLSVSGVIGAWAGPRSPGTAYVMVHHKLGDVGHGQMGSWGFPEGGMGGVTQAMASAAKAQGATIVTDAAVAKILVRGGRACGVALANGDEYEADTVVATCHPKLTFLDFVDRKELPPEFVKTIEGWKSRSGTVKVNVAVDKLPDFECKPGFDPEVHGGTIVLAQNLEDIEGAFQDAVAGHAAHRPFADICIPSVFDKTLAPEGKHVISMFTQWVPHTWSKEPNREELEKYADRVIERVDELAHGFKSSILHRQVIGPYEMEQEYGLVGGNIFHGELSIAQLFHMRPAPGYADYRTPIRGLYHASSATHGGGGVTGIPALQVVEQIRAER; translated from the coding sequence GTGGGCACCTCGCATCGCTACGACGTCGTCGTCATCGGCGGCGGCCACAACGGCCTGGTCACCGCCGGCCTGCTCGCCAAGCGCGGGCTGAAGACCGTGGTCCTGGAGAAGCGGCACAAGGTCGGCGGCGCGGCCGTCACCGAGCAGCCCTGGGGTCCCGATTACAAGATGACCGCGCTCAGCTACGTGGTCAGCCTCATGCCGCCCACCGTGCTCCGCGAGCTGGAGCTCGAGCGGCACGGCTACAAGATCTACCCGCAGCACCCGTACTTCGTGCCCTATCCCGACGGCCGCTACCTGATCATGGCCGACGATCCGAAGCGCAAGCACGCCGAGATCTCCAAGTTCTCGAAGAAGGACGCCGACGCGATGGTCGCGTGGGACGCGTGGCTCGCATCGCTGGCGAAGGTGCTCGGGCCGCTGCTCACGACCGTTCCACCCAAGATTGGCTCGCGCACGCTGGGCGACTTGATGGCCGCGGCTGGGCTCGCGTGGCGCTTCCGCGAGCTCAGCGTCCAGCAGGTGGGCGACATCACCAAGCTCATGGGCTCGAGCGTGGCGGACCTGCTCGAGGAGACCTTCGAGTCGCCGCAAGTGAAGGGCGTCCTCAGCGTGTCCGGCGTGATTGGCGCCTGGGCCGGCCCGCGCTCACCGGGCACGGCGTACGTGATGGTGCACCACAAGCTCGGCGACGTCGGCCACGGCCAGATGGGCTCGTGGGGCTTCCCCGAGGGCGGCATGGGCGGCGTGACCCAGGCCATGGCCAGCGCGGCGAAGGCGCAGGGGGCGACCATCGTCACCGACGCGGCCGTTGCGAAGATCCTCGTGCGCGGCGGGCGCGCGTGCGGCGTGGCGCTCGCGAACGGCGACGAGTACGAGGCGGACACCGTCGTGGCCACGTGCCACCCCAAGCTGACGTTCCTCGACTTCGTGGACCGCAAGGAGTTGCCGCCCGAGTTCGTGAAGACCATCGAGGGCTGGAAGAGCCGCAGCGGCACGGTGAAGGTGAACGTGGCTGTCGACAAGCTGCCCGACTTCGAGTGCAAGCCCGGCTTCGACCCCGAGGTGCACGGCGGCACCATCGTGCTCGCTCAGAACCTCGAGGACATCGAGGGCGCCTTCCAGGACGCCGTCGCCGGACACGCCGCGCACCGGCCCTTCGCCGACATCTGCATTCCGTCGGTCTTCGACAAGACCCTCGCGCCCGAGGGCAAGCACGTCATCTCCATGTTCACCCAGTGGGTGCCGCACACCTGGTCGAAGGAGCCGAACCGCGAGGAGCTCGAGAAGTACGCCGACCGGGTGATCGAGCGCGTGGACGAGCTCGCGCACGGCTTCAAGTCGTCCATCCTGCACCGCCAGGTGATCGGCCCCTACGAGATGGAGCAGGAGTACGGGCTCGTGGGCGGCAACATCTTCCACGGCGAGCTCAGCATCGCGCAGCTCTTCCACATGCGACCCGCGCCGGGCTACGCGGACTACCGCACGCCCATTCGCGGCCTGTACCACGCCTCGAGCGCCACCCACGGCGGCGGCGGCGTCACCGGCATCCCCGCGCTACAGGTCGTCGAACAGATCCGCGCCGAGCGCTGA
- the glpX gene encoding class II fructose-bisphosphatase, with the protein MDRNLALEVVRLTEAAAIASARLMGRGNEKQSDQAAVDAMRKMFDSLNIRGTVVIGEGERDEAPMLYIGEKVGRGGSEDPEVDIALDPLEGTTICATGRPNSISVIAIAEKGNFLHAPDVYMQKLAVGPKGRGAIDMNLSPTQNLRRIADAMNRYIEDLTVVILDRPRHEGLIREVREAGARIKLIQDGDVSAAIATCFEETGVDVLMGTGGAPEGVIAAAALRCVGGDMLGKLIFNKQEQIDRAKTMGITDPDKAYKIDELAKGNVMFAASGVTSGEFLKGVRFFPGGAETNSVVMRSQTGTVRYLSSTHRFDRKPNMGW; encoded by the coding sequence ATGGATCGCAACCTCGCCCTCGAAGTCGTCCGCCTCACGGAAGCCGCCGCCATCGCCTCGGCGCGCCTGATGGGCCGCGGCAACGAGAAGCAGAGCGACCAGGCCGCCGTCGACGCCATGCGCAAGATGTTCGACTCGCTCAACATCCGCGGCACGGTGGTCATCGGCGAGGGCGAGCGCGACGAAGCCCCGATGCTCTACATCGGCGAGAAGGTGGGCCGCGGCGGCTCCGAGGACCCCGAGGTCGACATCGCGCTCGATCCGCTCGAGGGCACCACCATCTGCGCCACGGGCCGTCCGAACTCGATCTCGGTGATCGCCATCGCGGAGAAGGGCAACTTCCTGCACGCGCCCGACGTGTACATGCAGAAGCTCGCGGTGGGCCCCAAGGGGCGCGGCGCGATCGACATGAACCTGTCGCCGACCCAGAACCTGCGCCGCATCGCCGACGCGATGAACCGCTACATCGAGGACCTCACCGTGGTGATCCTCGATCGGCCGCGGCACGAGGGGCTGATCCGCGAGGTCCGCGAGGCCGGCGCGCGCATCAAGCTCATTCAGGACGGCGACGTGTCGGCGGCGATCGCCACGTGCTTCGAAGAGACCGGCGTGGACGTGCTCATGGGCACCGGCGGCGCGCCCGAGGGCGTGATCGCGGCGGCTGCGCTGCGCTGCGTGGGCGGCGACATGCTCGGCAAGCTCATCTTCAACAAGCAGGAGCAGATCGATCGCGCCAAGACCATGGGCATCACCGACCCGGACAAGGCCTACAAGATCGACGAGCTCGCCAAGGGCAACGTGATGTTCGCGGCCAGCGGCGTGACCAGCGGCGAGTTCCTGAAGGGCGTGCGCTTCTTCCCGGGCGGCGCGGAGACGAACTCGGTGGTCATGCGCTCGCAGACGGGCACGGTGCGCTACCTCAGCTCCACGCACCGCTTCGATCGCAAGCCCAACATGGGCTGGTAA
- a CDS encoding class I SAM-dependent methyltransferase, producing the protein MDNAAPIVTPRAPEVFPRYNGHKVPITHLIEDYIHERIDIPGDFRDFIKNRNHAVEYKFVSDHVKFMFTNFLPEVALHTREQDKRIGQEHYDRGNDFFGWFLGPRMVYTSGFFMDVKDGLEQAQDNKIKLVCEKLQMKKGEKYLDIGCGWGTLVARAAKDYGVDATGVTIAEKGAQFGTDRIKEYGVSPDQARILNIDYRDIPKTRFDKISCLEMAEHVGVRKFQGFMRQIYNLLADDGLFYLQIAGLRAKQGALGFHLEDLVWGLFMNKYIFPGADASMPLSFVVKNLEEAGFEIHSVENVGIHYSITIDRWYDNWMANRAEIVKTYGEWWFRLFQVFLGWSVHIAAQGSSTCFQVVANKNLDTFNRNRWVGAMNLAERDLKPAQSEPRLRAAKA; encoded by the coding sequence ATGGACAACGCCGCTCCCATCGTCACGCCGCGCGCCCCTGAGGTCTTCCCGCGCTACAACGGCCACAAGGTGCCCATCACGCACCTCATCGAGGACTACATCCACGAGCGGATCGACATCCCCGGCGACTTCCGCGACTTCATCAAGAACCGGAACCACGCGGTGGAGTACAAGTTCGTCAGCGACCACGTGAAGTTCATGTTCACGAACTTCCTGCCCGAGGTGGCGCTGCACACCCGCGAGCAGGACAAGCGCATTGGCCAGGAGCACTACGACCGCGGCAATGACTTCTTCGGCTGGTTCCTCGGGCCGCGCATGGTCTACACTTCCGGCTTCTTCATGGACGTGAAGGACGGCCTGGAGCAGGCGCAGGACAACAAGATCAAGCTCGTCTGCGAGAAGCTGCAGATGAAGAAGGGCGAGAAGTACCTCGACATCGGCTGCGGCTGGGGCACGCTCGTCGCGCGCGCCGCCAAGGACTACGGCGTCGACGCCACCGGCGTGACCATCGCCGAGAAGGGCGCGCAGTTCGGCACCGACCGCATCAAGGAGTACGGCGTCTCGCCCGACCAGGCCCGCATCCTCAACATCGACTACCGCGACATCCCCAAGACCCGCTTCGACAAGATCTCCTGCCTGGAGATGGCGGAGCACGTGGGCGTGCGGAAGTTCCAGGGCTTCATGCGGCAGATCTACAACCTGCTCGCGGACGACGGCTTGTTCTACCTGCAGATCGCGGGTCTGCGCGCCAAGCAGGGCGCGCTGGGCTTCCACCTCGAGGATCTGGTGTGGGGCCTGTTCATGAACAAGTACATCTTCCCGGGCGCCGACGCGTCGATGCCGCTCTCCTTCGTGGTGAAGAACCTCGAGGAGGCCGGCTTCGAGATCCACAGCGTGGAGAACGTGGGCATCCACTACTCCATCACCATCGACCGCTGGTACGACAACTGGATGGCCAACCGCGCCGAGATCGTGAAGACCTACGGCGAGTGGTGGTTCCGCCTGTTCCAGGTGTTCCTCGGGTGGAGCGTGCACATCGCGGCGCAGGGCTCGAGCACCTGCTTCCAGGTGGTGGCGAACAAGAACCTCGACACGTTCAACCGCAACCGCTGGGTGGGCGCGATGAACCTGGCCGAGCGCGACCTGAAGCCGGCCCAGTCGGAGCCGCGCCTCCGTGCTGCCAAGGCCTAA